A genomic region of candidate division TA06 bacterium contains the following coding sequences:
- a CDS encoding cupin domain-containing protein produces the protein MDVRNLAEMIDYQNGAVVSKEIIKKQTGIVTLFAFDEGQGLSEHTAPFDALVYILDGESVITIEGVPSTVKSGQMIIMPAHKPHALQATKRFKMLLVMIKS, from the coding sequence ATGGATGTTCGCAATTTAGCTGAAATGATTGACTATCAAAATGGTGCAGTTGTGAGCAAGGAAATTATAAAAAAACAAACCGGGATAGTAACCCTATTTGCATTTGATGAGGGCCAGGGATTAAGTGAGCATACAGCTCCATTTGATGCTTTAGTATATATTCTGGATGGTGAATCAGTAATTACTATAGAAGGCGTTCCTTCTACAGTAAAATCAGGCCAGATGATTATTATGCCTGCCCATAAACCACATGCTTTGCAGGCAACCAAAAGGTTCAAGATGCTCTTAGTAATGATAAAGAGTTGA